The following proteins come from a genomic window of Natronosalvus vescus:
- a CDS encoding DUF5518 domain-containing protein yields the protein MARSSMALHAFIGAIVGVVLSFIPFSTVLGGAVAGFLEGSDVRSGAIAGTLSGAVMFLPVAGGFALVVGFLGLGLGFGGVPAGGFVALVFVLFVFGVFVAMYTIGLAAIGGLFGAMLAEEFPEQRQRIQRSLGLTPSKTDARYADQPPSTRRAETDTSPRSSETVRDRYGSPDLEDEETDFTTLDEDERRR from the coding sequence ATGGCTCGTTCGTCGATGGCGCTACACGCCTTCATCGGTGCGATAGTCGGAGTCGTCCTTTCGTTCATCCCGTTTTCAACCGTCCTCGGTGGGGCAGTCGCCGGCTTTCTCGAGGGGTCTGACGTACGATCTGGGGCCATAGCGGGCACCCTTTCTGGTGCGGTCATGTTTCTCCCGGTGGCCGGCGGATTCGCGTTAGTGGTCGGGTTTCTCGGTCTCGGACTCGGGTTCGGTGGGGTTCCGGCGGGTGGATTCGTCGCGCTCGTGTTCGTCCTCTTCGTGTTCGGCGTTTTCGTGGCGATGTACACGATCGGTCTCGCCGCAATCGGTGGCCTCTTCGGCGCTATGCTCGCCGAGGAGTTTCCAGAACAACGCCAGCGGATACAGCGCTCGCTCGGATTGACGCCGTCGAAAACGGACGCACGATACGCCGACCAACCACCGTCGACTCGAAGGGCCGAGACTGACACGTCCCCACGGTCGAGCGAGACAGTGAGAGACAGGTATGGATCACCCGACCTCGAGGACGAAGAGACTGATTTCACCACACTCGACGAAGACGAACGACGTCGATGA
- a CDS encoding AAA family ATPase, with protein sequence MNVSEASSTCEAVLEEVQTAVIGDNMLFETIMAAIVSQGHVLLEDVPGTGKTLTAQTIATALDLEFTRIQFTPDLLPADITGTHIYNEHDASFEFERGPVFANVVLADEINRAPPKTQAALLEAMGEKQVSVAGDTYDLPEPFFVIATQNPVEQEGTFPLPEAQVDRFMIKTTMGYPDRDGELTLIDRRASRHSRTPVVESVVDQQSVLDLQQVPEEITADPAVREYLIDVCRATREDNRVEVGVSPRGVQRLFEASRARAVLSDRDYVAPEDVHAIVHAVLDHRLVLTTEADVRGVDPETIVDSALNSVPVPAMAND encoded by the coding sequence ATGAACGTTTCCGAGGCCTCGAGCACCTGTGAGGCCGTTCTCGAGGAAGTCCAGACCGCCGTCATCGGCGACAATATGCTGTTCGAGACGATTATGGCCGCGATCGTCTCCCAGGGCCACGTCCTGCTCGAGGACGTCCCCGGGACGGGCAAGACGCTGACCGCCCAGACGATCGCGACGGCGCTCGACCTCGAGTTTACGCGCATTCAGTTCACGCCGGATCTGCTGCCTGCAGATATCACGGGCACTCACATCTACAACGAACACGACGCCAGTTTCGAATTCGAGCGCGGGCCGGTGTTCGCGAACGTCGTCCTCGCCGACGAGATCAACCGTGCCCCGCCGAAGACCCAGGCCGCCTTGCTCGAGGCGATGGGCGAAAAACAGGTGTCGGTGGCCGGCGATACCTACGACCTGCCCGAACCGTTTTTCGTTATCGCGACCCAGAACCCGGTCGAACAGGAGGGGACGTTTCCGCTGCCGGAGGCCCAGGTCGATCGGTTCATGATCAAGACGACGATGGGGTATCCCGACCGAGACGGCGAGTTGACGCTGATCGACCGACGGGCGAGTCGACACTCGAGGACTCCTGTCGTCGAATCCGTCGTCGACCAGCAGTCAGTACTTGACCTCCAGCAGGTACCCGAGGAAATCACCGCCGACCCCGCCGTTCGGGAGTATCTGATCGACGTCTGTCGGGCGACCAGGGAGGACAACCGTGTCGAGGTTGGGGTCTCCCCACGAGGCGTCCAGCGGCTGTTCGAGGCGAGTCGCGCTCGAGCGGTACTCTCTGATCGGGATTACGTCGCTCCGGAGGACGTTCACGCAATCGTCCACGCCGTACTCGATCATCGACTGGTGTTGACGACGGAGGCGGACGTTCGCGGCGTCGATCCAGAAACGATCGTCGACAGCGCGCTCAACAGCGTCCCTGTACCGGCGATGGCCAACGACTGA
- a CDS encoding DUF7519 family protein, with protein MTGSDRSGSSLQPDGGTSSVGRRTSERPGSAAIGGEGESGGSGRVETLQSTLLTLGSRATTGVLEAIRGGLAQPTASDVAAFVCTIVVCLVVGGSLIGARLAAVATGAGIGAALAATLLASRNPLRRAVGGAIAVPVAALVATPITLAWAFAIGIAGFGPFAAITVWSLIFAALAGTLISWDYLGDGGARRASTGATLALIGVVIVLLARILPEAGVREHAGTALSDATALAIDLVIYPGSRSAVLSFFALLFVAAALTMATVEYIPFERLAPPDRRDVISTGIGGVKRMCSVAIKLSLGAVFVAILAPAFLENFHDVPFSPQDLRGEVPAPLGEWVATLLTSSGLRYLLIAVVGVVTLLVLAEWIRRALRRGLASVLVRLFAPMVGGAVVTLSLAYVLTDPGVEATLEAIIRRIEPETVAELLLAFPTFALVVGLLVVALGMLSSLLFTVSMLRTFRILPARAIGAALAAIGIFGLALSLSVIGQTETAIWTAAAAFVVWDIGEYADGMRTELGRDAATMRAEVVHAAAAVLTGAGVALATLGLYRWVVTDAPIVERWLAGAALGTGLLAVVLVAWALRK; from the coding sequence ATGACCGGCTCCGACCGCTCCGGATCGTCACTCCAGCCGGACGGCGGTACCTCGAGCGTGGGTCGCCGAACGTCCGAAAGACCGGGGTCGGCGGCCATCGGTGGCGAGGGTGAATCAGGGGGGAGCGGTCGGGTTGAAACGCTCCAGTCGACGCTCCTGACGCTCGGGTCGCGCGCCACGACCGGCGTTCTCGAGGCGATTCGGGGTGGGCTGGCCCAACCAACGGCGAGCGACGTCGCCGCGTTCGTCTGTACGATCGTCGTCTGTCTCGTCGTCGGCGGTTCACTGATCGGGGCGCGGCTAGCCGCAGTCGCAACCGGAGCGGGCATTGGAGCGGCACTGGCCGCGACCTTGCTCGCGAGTCGGAATCCGCTTCGTCGAGCCGTTGGCGGTGCGATCGCGGTTCCCGTCGCAGCCCTCGTCGCGACGCCCATCACGCTCGCCTGGGCCTTCGCCATTGGCATTGCTGGCTTCGGGCCATTCGCCGCGATCACCGTCTGGTCGCTCATCTTCGCCGCACTCGCCGGTACGCTGATTTCCTGGGATTACCTCGGTGACGGCGGGGCTCGACGAGCGTCGACCGGCGCGACACTCGCGCTAATTGGGGTCGTCATCGTGCTACTCGCCCGCATACTCCCCGAGGCTGGCGTCAGAGAACACGCCGGGACGGCCCTCTCGGATGCGACAGCGCTCGCGATAGACCTGGTCATCTATCCTGGTAGTCGGTCGGCAGTCCTCTCGTTTTTTGCCCTGCTATTCGTCGCGGCCGCACTCACGATGGCCACCGTCGAGTACATCCCCTTCGAACGACTCGCCCCGCCGGATCGGCGTGACGTCATCTCCACCGGCATCGGAGGGGTGAAACGAATGTGCTCGGTAGCAATCAAACTCTCGCTCGGAGCCGTCTTCGTCGCTATCCTCGCCCCCGCGTTCCTCGAAAACTTCCACGACGTTCCGTTCTCCCCACAGGACCTCCGAGGGGAGGTACCAGCTCCACTCGGCGAGTGGGTCGCGACGCTCTTGACCTCGAGTGGACTCCGGTACCTGCTAATCGCGGTTGTCGGCGTCGTTACACTCCTGGTACTCGCCGAGTGGATTCGACGGGCGCTTCGTCGCGGGCTGGCGTCGGTGCTCGTCCGCCTGTTCGCCCCGATGGTCGGCGGCGCAGTCGTGACGCTCTCGCTCGCATACGTCCTTACAGATCCAGGCGTCGAAGCCACGCTCGAGGCGATTATCCGTCGAATCGAACCGGAGACGGTCGCCGAACTGCTGCTCGCGTTCCCGACGTTCGCACTCGTCGTCGGCCTACTGGTGGTCGCACTGGGGATGCTCTCGTCGCTGTTGTTCACGGTCTCGATGCTCCGGACGTTTCGAATCCTGCCGGCGAGAGCAATCGGTGCCGCACTGGCAGCCATCGGTATCTTCGGGCTGGCACTCTCGTTGTCCGTTATCGGGCAGACCGAAACCGCGATCTGGACGGCTGCCGCAGCGTTCGTCGTCTGGGACATCGGCGAGTACGCCGACGGCATGCGAACCGAACTCGGCCGGGATGCGGCGACGATGCGAGCAGAAGTTGTACACGCCGCAGCCGCTGTTCTCACCGGAGCGGGAGTCGCCCTCGCCACCCTGGGACTGTATCGGTGGGTCGTCACCGACGCCCCGATCGTCGAGCGGTGGCTCGCCGGGGCCGCCCTCGGAACGGGGTTGCTCGCGGTCGTACTGGTGGCCTGGGCTCTCCGAAAGTAA
- a CDS encoding DUF58 domain-containing protein, with protein sequence MSRRLPRWQGALVVTLLVSLAAVLLGAPALFMLGVVPLGYVLVSIVSADPATTLSLERTIDDDRPRPGQPIRVTLSMTNEGDRVLPDVRLNDVVPDDVPVIDGSSATATAIRPGETVTHEYELLPPRGEYQFGSPRVRVRNLASSALDTLEPDVDGTTSFTCETLLDSFSLHDQTIQYVGRTPTDDGGNGIEFYAAREYRHGDPINRIDWHRLARTGELATIEHREERAVTMVFLVDDRRDVHRGSLSGGPDSFDLTLYAASRGLLASLEDGNRTGFGLLQHGSWIDPGSGSDVRQRVEETIDDEAPHRIRADGGRLAIDIENRLPRNAQVVFCSPLTDDTAVDLIEYLRLRGRAVTVISPDMTTSVSDSESATAIDATTNTPPGAMISRLERRNRLDELRGLGSTVVDWNLAEPLSVDIVRALRSTGVAR encoded by the coding sequence GTGAGTCGACGACTCCCACGCTGGCAGGGAGCGCTCGTGGTCACCCTCCTGGTGAGCCTCGCAGCAGTCCTTCTCGGCGCACCAGCACTGTTCATGCTGGGCGTCGTCCCACTCGGCTACGTCCTCGTCAGCATCGTCAGCGCCGATCCGGCAACGACGCTTTCCCTCGAGCGAACGATCGACGACGATCGACCCCGACCCGGTCAGCCGATTCGCGTCACCCTCTCGATGACGAACGAGGGGGATCGCGTCCTCCCCGACGTTCGACTCAATGATGTCGTCCCCGACGACGTGCCGGTGATCGACGGCTCGAGCGCCACCGCGACGGCGATTCGCCCCGGCGAAACGGTCACCCACGAGTACGAACTGCTGCCACCCCGCGGGGAGTACCAGTTCGGATCACCGCGGGTTCGCGTCAGAAATCTCGCCTCGAGCGCACTCGACACCCTCGAACCCGACGTCGACGGGACGACGTCGTTCACCTGCGAGACGCTGCTCGATTCGTTCTCGCTGCACGATCAAACGATCCAGTATGTCGGCCGGACGCCAACCGACGACGGCGGCAACGGAATCGAGTTTTACGCCGCCCGCGAGTACCGCCACGGCGACCCTATCAATCGAATCGACTGGCACCGTCTGGCCCGAACCGGCGAGCTCGCGACGATCGAACACCGTGAGGAGCGAGCCGTCACGATGGTCTTTCTCGTCGACGACAGACGGGACGTTCACCGGGGCTCGCTCTCGGGCGGGCCGGACTCCTTCGACCTCACGCTGTACGCGGCCTCCCGGGGCCTCCTGGCCTCGCTCGAGGACGGAAACCGAACCGGGTTCGGGCTGCTCCAGCACGGCTCCTGGATCGATCCAGGAAGCGGAAGCGACGTGCGCCAACGGGTCGAAGAGACAATCGACGACGAGGCCCCCCACCGGATTCGTGCCGACGGCGGCCGTCTGGCGATCGATATCGAGAATCGGCTCCCCCGGAACGCACAGGTCGTCTTTTGCAGCCCGCTCACCGACGATACCGCGGTCGATCTGATCGAGTACCTCCGATTGCGAGGACGAGCCGTTACCGTCATCAGTCCTGACATGACGACCAGCGTCAGCGACAGCGAGAGCGCCACGGCCATCGATGCAACGACCAATACGCCACCCGGCGCGATGATTTCGCGACTCGAGCGCCGGAACCGACTCGACGAGCTACGTGGACTCGGCTCGACCGTCGTCGACTGGAACCTGGCCGAGCCGCTTTCGGTCGACATCGTCCGTGCACTGCGCTCGACAGGGGTGGCCCGATGA
- a CDS encoding DUF7269 family protein, producing the protein MSRPSSTLALTLVTTVTAGLLVLGGALLYRPDALLEIVPELEAALADVDPRLLIVGLVLLLLVAAPTIGIAGRIRAESPTPIDPVDESAAVGVSATSSTTSARQNRHPVGRAFETQIEQATAYDDQPRWLRAEARAALVESLREIAADAYARQAGIEESAAMAAIRAGEWTDDRRAAALLADDDGLSTPLSLWLFDLVSATDPFDRSLEHTIDAIAELQSVEGLQMAAEGSA; encoded by the coding sequence ATGAGTCGCCCCTCCTCTACACTGGCCCTGACGCTCGTCACAACCGTCACCGCCGGCTTGCTCGTCCTGGGCGGGGCGTTGCTGTACCGACCCGACGCCCTCCTCGAAATCGTCCCCGAACTCGAGGCAGCGCTGGCGGACGTCGACCCACGACTACTCATAGTCGGACTGGTACTCCTGTTGCTGGTCGCCGCACCGACGATCGGTATCGCCGGTCGGATTCGGGCTGAGTCGCCGACACCGATCGATCCCGTGGACGAGTCGGCGGCCGTCGGGGTGTCGGCCACCTCGAGTACCACCAGCGCTCGTCAGAACCGGCATCCGGTGGGGCGTGCGTTCGAGACCCAGATCGAACAGGCAACGGCCTACGACGACCAGCCACGGTGGCTGCGAGCGGAAGCCAGAGCGGCCCTCGTCGAGTCGCTTCGAGAGATTGCCGCCGACGCCTACGCCAGACAGGCTGGCATCGAGGAGTCGGCTGCAATGGCAGCTATTCGTGCCGGCGAGTGGACGGACGATAGACGTGCCGCCGCCCTGCTCGCGGACGACGACGGCCTGTCCACGCCGCTTTCACTCTGGCTGTTCGATCTGGTGAGCGCGACCGATCCGTTCGATCGGAGCCTCGAGCACACGATCGACGCCATCGCGGAACTCCAGTCAGTCGAGGGACTCCAGATGGCGGCGGAGGGATCGGCGTGA
- a CDS encoding DUF4129 domain-containing protein gives MAFTSDAVSRLLAVVAIGCAIGGILLASSAMPMVASDTPVAAAFQDEEAAEERERALQQAMLEAAGEDDPDAGDGDGGGFGNDDGGGFGDGDDLAGGAGQADGQLGADGALIDDELTQAAVLAAVDGQEEMFTDPLASEVLFGLAAIYASIGGSPGEMAGAGGDPSAVDPADFDGGLEDYNGDIPDDFEDGATEGTSGGLLDVPTSSSGLEGGYGDLVDDQQTQSELIEEAEMDGVETDADDATATDGSSWTDGDGSEWDDSGEPEWSDGFDDGDDDVPSDDRDWDDADGQSDGDDEWDDHDGEWDDGTDEPRDGSAEWEDGDSDGADHEETGSDVEDGDVGSESERDAASDDPTSDDDGDDGTDASSDRASDDGETNDERESDEGDGDDETEDDDEGSFLESLGDSVGTLGDRPLVSALLIGLILIVGYLFLTNDDPIAALRALPSRLVSVAMGAVVACSHLLERAYTKLAGVQSIAELPGLVRGAVISALASLRSKANSVRSTLPLVSTNESVNEEATIPDTDRATAREHIREAFDAVAALSTVYPLSVATPSDVATSAKAQGAPAEPVETITDAFRDVEYGNRDPARHVDETMAAQDSLATTLESDDESSVRRRMEDT, from the coding sequence ATGGCGTTCACATCGGATGCAGTGAGCCGGCTCCTCGCCGTCGTCGCAATCGGGTGTGCGATCGGCGGGATCCTCCTCGCCTCGAGTGCGATGCCGATGGTCGCCTCTGACACGCCCGTCGCGGCGGCCTTCCAGGACGAGGAAGCCGCCGAAGAGCGCGAGCGAGCGCTGCAGCAGGCGATGCTCGAGGCAGCCGGGGAAGACGATCCCGACGCGGGCGACGGTGATGGTGGTGGATTCGGTAACGATGACGGCGGTGGGTTCGGTGACGGGGACGATCTGGCCGGCGGTGCCGGACAGGCCGACGGACAACTCGGTGCCGACGGCGCGTTGATCGACGACGAACTCACTCAAGCGGCGGTGCTGGCGGCCGTAGACGGCCAGGAGGAGATGTTCACGGATCCTCTCGCGAGTGAGGTTCTGTTCGGACTTGCGGCAATCTACGCCTCAATCGGCGGATCGCCGGGTGAGATGGCTGGTGCAGGGGGCGACCCGTCCGCCGTCGACCCGGCTGACTTCGACGGGGGCCTCGAGGATTACAATGGTGACATCCCCGACGACTTCGAGGACGGAGCCACCGAAGGCACGTCCGGTGGCTTGCTCGACGTCCCAACTTCCTCGAGCGGGCTCGAAGGTGGCTACGGTGATCTGGTCGACGACCAACAAACCCAGTCCGAACTCATCGAGGAGGCCGAGATGGACGGCGTCGAGACGGATGCCGACGATGCAACAGCGACGGATGGGAGTTCGTGGACGGATGGTGATGGAAGCGAGTGGGACGACTCGGGCGAACCGGAGTGGAGCGACGGTTTCGACGATGGGGACGATGACGTGCCCAGTGACGACAGAGACTGGGACGATGCCGATGGACAGTCCGATGGTGACGACGAGTGGGATGACCACGACGGCGAGTGGGATGACGGGACAGACGAGCCGCGTGACGGTTCTGCGGAATGGGAAGACGGCGATTCGGACGGGGCCGACCACGAGGAGACGGGATCCGACGTCGAAGACGGCGACGTGGGATCGGAGAGCGAGCGTGATGCGGCGAGTGATGACCCGACCAGCGACGACGACGGAGACGACGGAACCGACGCCTCGAGTGATCGAGCGAGTGATGACGGCGAAACCAACGATGAGCGCGAGAGCGACGAGGGGGACGGCGATGACGAAACCGAAGACGATGACGAAGGGAGCTTCCTCGAGTCACTCGGCGACTCGGTCGGCACACTCGGCGACCGACCGCTAGTGAGCGCACTCCTCATCGGACTCATTCTGATCGTCGGCTACCTGTTCCTGACGAACGACGACCCAATCGCCGCACTTCGGGCGCTCCCGAGCCGACTCGTCAGTGTCGCGATGGGGGCCGTCGTCGCCTGCTCGCATCTGCTCGAGCGGGCGTACACCAAACTGGCAGGGGTTCAGTCGATTGCCGAGCTGCCCGGACTCGTCCGGGGGGCGGTGATCAGTGCGCTCGCATCCCTCCGATCGAAAGCGAATTCCGTTCGATCGACGCTGCCGCTCGTCAGCACCAACGAATCTGTGAACGAGGAGGCGACGATTCCAGATACCGATCGGGCGACCGCTCGAGAGCACATCCGCGAGGCATTCGACGCCGTGGCCGCACTCTCGACGGTGTATCCCCTGTCGGTCGCGACCCCATCCGACGTCGCGACGAGCGCGAAAGCACAGGGAGCGCCGGCCGAACCGGTGGAGACGATCACTGACGCGTTCCGCGACGTCGAGTACGGCAATCGCGACCCTGCTCGCCACGTCGACGAGACGATGGCGGCACAGGATTCGCTCGCCACGACGCTCGAGAGCGACGATGAATCGTCAGTTCGCAGGAGAATGGAGGATACATGA
- a CDS encoding TRAM domain-containing protein: MADCPLADDCPKFSERITGMGCTHYGDRGGKEWCNQYNQPIDDLKTQPVKRGEEVVVDVVDMHESGAGVGRTDDGFIVMIDGILPEARARAEITRVHSNHARADVVERLPLDGDDDDDDDDDDEPATDDDDESEEASDEEVDDAEDADDGEDRRRRPREQLGSRENFWGS, encoded by the coding sequence ATGGCGGACTGTCCACTCGCAGATGACTGCCCGAAGTTTTCTGAGCGCATTACAGGAATGGGGTGTACACACTACGGTGACCGCGGCGGCAAAGAGTGGTGTAACCAGTACAACCAGCCCATCGACGATCTGAAAACCCAGCCGGTGAAACGCGGCGAAGAAGTGGTCGTCGACGTCGTCGACATGCACGAAAGCGGCGCTGGCGTCGGTCGAACTGACGACGGCTTCATCGTCATGATCGACGGCATCCTCCCGGAGGCCCGCGCTCGAGCCGAAATTACGCGCGTCCACAGCAACCACGCTCGCGCCGACGTCGTCGAACGACTGCCGCTCGACGGCGACGATGACGATGATGACGATGACGACGACGAGCCAGCAACCGATGACGACGACGAGAGCGAGGAGGCGAGCGACGAGGAGGTCGACGACGCCGAAGACGCTGATGACGGCGAAGACAGACGGCGCAGACCACGCGAGCAACTGGGCAGCCGCGAGAACTTCTGGGGCTCCTGA
- a CDS encoding electron transfer flavoprotein subunit beta/FixA family protein, producing the protein MKVLVPVKEVATVDDEFEIDGTAIDERYLGADLNEWDDYAIEEAVQLEEDGIVDEVVTVTIGDEDTEQTIRQALAKGADRAIRVWDDALEGVDLLDVGAKVAILEAVVAAEAPDLVLTGVQSGDDSFGATGVALAEAVGYQWGAVVNQLDLENGAETASVHRELEGGIEELTEIDLPAVLTIQTGINEPRYASLRGIRMAQRKELEHQTLDDLGVDASTVAGDLRLTEMYEPESQSDTTVYEGSAEDTAAQLADLLREKGVAQ; encoded by the coding sequence ATGAAGGTACTCGTACCGGTCAAGGAGGTTGCGACCGTCGACGACGAGTTCGAAATCGACGGCACCGCCATCGACGAGCGGTATCTCGGCGCCGATCTCAACGAGTGGGACGACTACGCCATCGAGGAAGCCGTCCAGCTCGAGGAAGACGGCATCGTCGACGAGGTCGTCACCGTCACCATCGGCGACGAAGACACCGAACAGACCATTCGGCAGGCGCTGGCGAAAGGCGCCGACCGCGCCATTCGCGTCTGGGACGACGCCCTTGAGGGCGTCGACCTGCTCGACGTCGGCGCGAAAGTCGCGATTCTCGAGGCCGTCGTCGCGGCCGAAGCACCCGACCTCGTTCTGACGGGTGTCCAGTCCGGCGACGACAGCTTCGGGGCGACCGGCGTCGCGCTCGCCGAGGCCGTCGGCTACCAGTGGGGGGCCGTCGTGAACCAGCTCGACCTCGAGAACGGGGCCGAGACGGCGTCCGTCCACCGCGAACTCGAGGGCGGGATCGAGGAGCTGACCGAGATCGACCTGCCGGCCGTCCTGACGATCCAGACGGGGATCAACGAGCCACGGTACGCCAGCCTGCGGGGCATTCGGATGGCCCAGCGCAAGGAACTCGAGCACCAGACGCTCGACGACCTCGGTGTCGACGCGAGCACCGTCGCCGGTGACCTCCGTCTCACCGAGATGTACGAACCCGAGAGCCAGAGCGACACGACCGTCTACGAGGGAAGCGCCGAGGACACCGCTGCCCAACTCGCTGATCTCCTGCGCGAGAAGGGGGTGGCCCAATGA
- a CDS encoding electron transfer flavoprotein subunit alpha/FixB family protein codes for MSDVLAVAEHRQGELRDVSREVVTAGSELADETGGDLHVAVISGDVETFADALSLEGVDTIHTVAHGEEFNHDVYTQAITQLADELAPGYVLAPNSVNGLDYAPAVATRLGVPLVTDTVDLATDGETLVATREMYGGKVETTTEVDGDQVVATIRGAEWAPTEAAGDATIEAFDAEIDEDAIGSTVTGFEEVAGGDVDISEADVLVSVGRGIDEEDNLDLVRELAEALDATLSSSRPIVDAGWLPANRQVGQSGKVVTPDVYIAIGISGAVQHVAGMKGSDTIVAINTDPNAPIMDIADYAIHDDLFDVVPALIEQFS; via the coding sequence ATGAGCGACGTTCTGGCCGTCGCCGAACACCGCCAGGGCGAACTCCGCGACGTCAGTCGCGAGGTCGTCACCGCCGGCAGCGAACTCGCCGACGAAACGGGCGGGGATCTCCACGTGGCCGTCATTAGCGGCGACGTCGAGACCTTCGCGGACGCGCTGAGCCTCGAGGGCGTCGACACGATCCACACCGTCGCCCACGGCGAGGAGTTCAACCACGACGTCTACACCCAGGCAATCACTCAGCTTGCAGACGAACTCGCGCCAGGGTACGTCCTCGCCCCTAACAGCGTCAACGGCCTCGACTACGCGCCCGCGGTCGCGACCCGACTCGGCGTGCCGCTCGTCACCGATACGGTCGACCTCGCGACCGACGGCGAGACGCTCGTCGCCACGCGAGAGATGTACGGCGGGAAAGTCGAGACGACGACGGAAGTCGACGGCGACCAGGTCGTCGCGACCATCCGTGGAGCCGAGTGGGCGCCCACGGAAGCAGCGGGCGACGCGACGATCGAGGCGTTCGACGCCGAGATCGACGAGGACGCGATCGGCTCGACGGTCACCGGCTTCGAGGAGGTCGCCGGCGGCGACGTCGACATCAGCGAGGCGGACGTGCTGGTGTCGGTCGGCCGCGGGATCGACGAGGAGGATAACCTCGATCTGGTTCGCGAGCTCGCGGAGGCGCTGGACGCGACGCTGTCGTCCTCGCGCCCGATCGTCGACGCCGGCTGGCTGCCCGCAAACCGTCAGGTCGGCCAGTCGGGGAAGGTCGTCACGCCGGACGTCTACATCGCGATCGGCATTTCGGGGGCCGTCCAGCACGTCGCCGGGATGAAAGGCTCCGATACGATCGTCGCGATCAACACCGACCCGAACGCGCCGATCATGGACATCGCCGACTACGCGATCCACGACGACCTGTTCGACGTCGTGCCCGCGCTGATCGAGCAGTTCTCCTGA
- a CDS encoding ABC transporter substrate-binding protein yields MTSSPRRRELLSGLCVGGLGALAGCLDDVSEFVSRTSTDDVGGTDRTIKLGIMQPLSGDLGAVGEPIRDAAILPVEQVRDDVSMDLDVTVADTAADPAVGIQEAVKLVDAGYPMINGPAASGVTLQVTQQVLIPYRAVTCSPASTSPTITALNDGGLVFRTALSDSLQAVVLAERAATDLGHTSAATLYVNNDYGWQLSQAFTQAFETDHDGTVTAQVPFQPLEGEDDDRTFEAEFERARTDDPDLLIIIGYPQTGAQLFTDFFETGGEEDVLVTDGLRDGTLQDHVEYSLEGIRGTAPLTAGPGAEAFNELFVDEYETEPGIFTAHAYDASAVLLLANAFAGQNDGTAIRSAMNAVTTEPGTVVTPENLGEGLELAAAGDPVEYQGASSSVVFDENGDTVDATFEYWAFDESVDGGIDTLEEVSVQ; encoded by the coding sequence ATGACCAGTTCTCCGAGACGACGCGAGTTGCTGTCAGGTCTCTGTGTTGGTGGGCTTGGTGCGTTAGCAGGGTGTCTCGACGACGTTTCCGAATTCGTCTCCCGAACGTCGACTGATGACGTCGGTGGCACCGATCGGACGATCAAACTCGGCATCATGCAACCATTGAGCGGTGACCTCGGTGCTGTCGGTGAACCGATACGAGATGCGGCGATCCTCCCGGTCGAACAGGTTCGTGATGACGTTTCGATGGATCTCGACGTTACAGTTGCCGACACCGCCGCTGATCCAGCAGTTGGGATACAGGAGGCCGTCAAGCTCGTCGACGCGGGCTATCCGATGATCAACGGCCCGGCGGCGTCGGGTGTCACCCTGCAGGTTACTCAGCAGGTGTTGATTCCCTACCGGGCCGTGACCTGTTCACCAGCGAGCACGAGTCCGACGATTACCGCGCTGAACGACGGCGGTCTCGTGTTTCGAACCGCGCTCTCAGACTCCTTGCAGGCGGTCGTTCTCGCCGAACGTGCCGCTACGGATCTGGGACACACCAGCGCGGCGACCCTCTACGTGAACAACGACTACGGCTGGCAGTTGAGCCAGGCGTTCACCCAGGCGTTCGAGACTGACCACGACGGGACGGTGACCGCGCAGGTGCCGTTTCAACCGCTCGAGGGAGAGGACGACGACCGGACGTTCGAGGCGGAGTTCGAGCGGGCACGAACGGACGACCCCGACTTGCTGATCATCATCGGCTATCCCCAGACCGGTGCGCAACTCTTCACCGACTTCTTCGAAACTGGGGGTGAGGAGGACGTGCTCGTCACCGACGGCCTGCGCGACGGGACGCTTCAGGATCACGTCGAGTACAGCCTCGAGGGGATTCGTGGGACAGCCCCGTTGACCGCTGGCCCCGGTGCGGAAGCGTTCAACGAGTTGTTCGTCGACGAGTACGAGACCGAGCCCGGAATTTTCACGGCCCACGCCTACGACGCGTCGGCGGTGTTGTTGCTCGCAAACGCGTTCGCCGGCCAGAACGACGGAACGGCGATCAGGAGCGCGATGAACGCCGTGACCACCGAACCGGGAACGGTCGTCACGCCCGAGAACCTCGGCGAAGGCCTCGAGTTAGCTGCGGCTGGTGATCCTGTCGAGTATCAGGGCGCCTCGAGTTCGGTCGTGTTCGACGAGAACGGCGACACCGTCGACGCGACGTTCGAGTACTGGGCGTTCGACGAATCGGTGGATGGCGGTATCGATACCCTCGAGGAGGTGTCCGTCCAATGA